Proteins co-encoded in one Thermochromatium tepidum ATCC 43061 genomic window:
- the proC gene encoding pyrroline-5-carboxylate reductase, protein MSTANIRFIGGGNMATSLIAGLIADGYEPHSIQVSDPNPERRHALQARLGVRALASNVEALDEAETLVLCVKPQMAASVCAELAPFLAERRPLIVSVMAGVLEQSIQRWLGASLPIVRAMPNTPAMVQTGAIGLHASPEVDAEGRNRAETILRAVGLVRWVESESRIDAVTAISGSGPAYFFLLMEALEQAAIELGLDTETARLLTIQTALGAAKMAMESDAPPARLREQVTSPGGTTECALKVFDAADLRALVERAARAAHDRAVELSQTLSEAP, encoded by the coding sequence ATGAGTACAGCCAACATTCGCTTCATCGGTGGCGGCAACATGGCCACCAGTCTGATTGCCGGTCTGATCGCCGATGGCTATGAACCGCACAGCATCCAAGTCTCGGACCCCAATCCCGAACGGCGCCATGCGTTGCAGGCCCGCCTGGGTGTGCGTGCGCTCGCCAGCAATGTCGAGGCGCTCGACGAGGCCGAGACCCTGGTGCTCTGTGTCAAGCCACAGATGGCCGCCTCGGTCTGTGCCGAACTCGCGCCCTTTCTGGCCGAGCGGCGCCCGCTGATCGTCTCGGTAATGGCCGGCGTACTCGAACAGTCCATCCAGCGTTGGCTCGGCGCATCCCTGCCAATCGTGCGCGCCATGCCCAATACCCCAGCCATGGTCCAGACCGGCGCCATCGGACTGCACGCCAGCCCCGAGGTCGACGCCGAGGGCCGCAACCGGGCCGAGACCATCCTGCGTGCCGTCGGGCTGGTGCGCTGGGTCGAGAGCGAATCGCGCATCGACGCCGTCACGGCCATCTCGGGCAGTGGACCGGCCTATTTCTTCCTGCTTATGGAGGCGCTGGAACAGGCCGCGATCGAACTCGGCCTAGACACCGAGACGGCACGCCTGCTGACCATCCAGACTGCACTCGGTGCGGCCAAGATGGCGATGGAGAGCGACGCCCCGCCAGCGCGTCTGCGCGAACAGGTGACCTCGCCCGGCGGGACCACCGAGTGCGCGCTCAAGGTCTTCGACGCGGCCGACCTGCGTGCCCTGGTCGAACGCGCCGCCCGTGCCGCGCACGATCGCGCCGTCGAGCTGTCACAAACGCTCTCGGAGGCGCCATGA
- the ftsY gene encoding signal recognition particle-docking protein FtsY, producing the protein MFGFGKKNQTTAPSEPRSLDNREPSMPATASSESPAQPQAPSHAEAPKRPWFGKLFRSNKPATTELESVPAAAEPAREPSPPKARPLLTKPLEARAPVKAPEPVGSSSLVSPLPQLEPRSETEPPPKRSALARLRERLSKSRAQLGGGLGNLRRGRQKIDDELLEELETLLITADVGIETSTRLIADLSARVKRKKITDPETLFAALKEDLREILRAADGPVKQPAPGRPQVVLMVGVNGAGKTTTIGKLAKRLQEEGNSVMLAAGDTFRAAAIEQLATWGERNGVPVVAQHTGADSASVIFDALQAATARGIDVLIADTAGRLHTKTNLMDELSKVARVLKKLDPEAPHEVMLVVDATTGQNALTQAEHFHRALGLTGITLTKLDGTAKGGILFAIAERLRVPIRFIGVGESIEDLRPFDPDEFVEALFG; encoded by the coding sequence ATGTTCGGTTTTGGAAAGAAAAACCAGACCACCGCCCCTTCCGAACCTCGTTCGCTCGACAATCGCGAACCATCGATGCCGGCAACTGCCTCGAGCGAAAGCCCGGCACAACCGCAGGCTCCCAGTCATGCCGAAGCACCCAAGAGGCCCTGGTTCGGCAAGCTCTTCCGCTCAAACAAACCAGCGACCACCGAGCTGGAGTCGGTCCCTGCCGCCGCTGAACCCGCACGCGAACCGTCGCCGCCGAAGGCTCGACCTCTATTGACCAAGCCCCTGGAGGCCAGGGCCCCCGTCAAGGCTCCTGAACCCGTCGGGTCCTCGTCCCTCGTCAGCCCCCTGCCCCAGCTCGAACCCAGGTCCGAGACGGAGCCTCCCCCAAAACGCAGCGCACTCGCACGTCTGCGCGAACGTCTCTCCAAGTCGCGCGCCCAACTTGGCGGCGGACTCGGTAACCTGCGGCGCGGACGCCAGAAGATCGACGACGAGCTGCTCGAAGAGCTCGAAACCCTGCTCATTACTGCCGACGTCGGCATCGAGACCAGCACCCGCCTCATCGCCGATCTCAGCGCGCGGGTGAAGCGCAAAAAGATCACCGACCCCGAGACCCTGTTTGCGGCACTCAAGGAGGATCTGCGCGAGATCCTGCGGGCCGCCGATGGCCCGGTCAAGCAACCCGCCCCCGGGAGACCACAGGTTGTACTCATGGTCGGCGTCAATGGTGCTGGCAAGACCACGACCATCGGCAAACTTGCCAAGCGACTCCAGGAAGAAGGCAACAGCGTCATGCTCGCCGCTGGTGACACCTTCCGCGCCGCCGCCATCGAGCAGCTCGCGACCTGGGGTGAGCGCAACGGCGTACCGGTCGTCGCCCAGCATACCGGGGCCGACTCGGCCTCGGTGATCTTCGATGCCCTCCAGGCTGCCACAGCGCGCGGGATCGACGTGTTGATCGCCGACACCGCCGGACGCCTGCACACCAAAACCAATCTGATGGACGAGCTGTCCAAGGTCGCGCGCGTGCTCAAGAAGCTCGACCCGGAGGCCCCGCACGAGGTGATGCTGGTGGTCGATGCCACCACGGGCCAAAATGCCCTCACCCAGGCCGAGCACTTCCATCGCGCCCTGGGCCTGACCGGCATCACGCTCACCAAGCTCGACGGCACGGCCAAGGGCGGCATCCTGTTTGCCATCGCCGAACGGCTGCGGGTCCCGATCCGCTTCATCGGCGTGGGCGAGTCGATCGAGGATCTACGCCCCTTCGACCCCGACGAATTCGTCGAGGCCCTATTCGGCTGA
- the ftsX gene encoding permease-like cell division protein FtsX has product MGRGRLFSRPPRTPPRSRARSSRFLERPGIWFNLHLRTLVETLGRLRANPLASTMTVAVIGISLTLPSALYVLSENLRAMAGSWDQTAAISIFLHLDVDDQKAAALADQLRNWEEIARIQLITRDQALAEFRDLGGFEDALDKITKNPLPNVLAVYPEHEQASPERLEILQERLLNLPEVDFARMDTLWLQRLQAILDLIEVVALLLGGLLGIGVLLIVGNTIRLEILNRHVEIEIMELVGATAAFIRRPFLYTGLWYGLLGGVTAWLLVTAAILILQGSVSRLASLYHSEFRLVGLGFGDTLKLFGISILLSLTGSWLAVNHHLHETEAH; this is encoded by the coding sequence ATGGGCAGAGGACGTCTCTTTTCGCGCCCTCCCCGTACGCCACCCAGGTCCCGCGCCCGTAGCTCCAGGTTCCTAGAACGTCCCGGGATCTGGTTCAACCTGCATCTGCGGACCCTCGTCGAGACCCTGGGCCGGCTGCGCGCCAACCCACTGGCCTCGACCATGACCGTGGCCGTCATCGGCATCTCGCTCACCCTGCCCTCAGCGCTCTATGTGTTGAGTGAGAATCTGCGCGCCATGGCGGGCAGCTGGGACCAGACTGCGGCCATCTCGATCTTTCTCCATCTCGACGTCGACGACCAGAAGGCGGCCGCCCTGGCCGATCAACTCAGAAACTGGGAGGAGATCGCGCGTATCCAGCTCATCACACGCGATCAGGCCCTGGCCGAGTTCCGCGACCTCGGCGGCTTCGAGGACGCACTCGACAAGATCACCAAGAACCCCTTGCCGAACGTGCTGGCCGTCTATCCAGAACACGAGCAGGCCAGCCCAGAGCGGCTGGAGATCCTGCAAGAACGCCTGCTCAACCTGCCAGAGGTGGATTTCGCACGCATGGATACGCTATGGCTGCAACGGTTGCAGGCGATTCTGGACCTGATCGAGGTCGTTGCACTCTTGCTCGGCGGACTGCTCGGCATCGGTGTACTGCTGATCGTGGGCAACACCATCCGGCTAGAGATCCTCAACAGGCACGTCGAGATCGAGATCATGGAGCTGGTCGGCGCCACGGCGGCCTTCATCCGCCGCCCCTTCCTCTATACCGGTCTCTGGTATGGGCTGTTGGGCGGGGTGACGGCCTGGTTGCTGGTGACCGCGGCGATCCTGATCTTGCAAGGCTCGGTGTCGCGCCTGGCCTCGCTCTACCACAGCGAATTCAGGCTCGTTGGCCTGGGGTTCGGCGATACCCTCAAACTGTTCGGCATCAGCATCCTACTAAGCCTCACTGGCAGCTGGCTGGCGGTCAATCATCATTTGCATGAAACCGAGGCGCACTGA
- the cas2e gene encoding type I-E CRISPR-associated endoribonuclease Cas2e, whose protein sequence is MSMTVVVTRNVSARVRGFLASAMLELAPGVYSAPRISPAVRERIWSVLADWFPNEEGASIVMIWQEREMPGGQAVRTLGTPPIAFAEVDGLILARRPASPGNE, encoded by the coding sequence ATGTCGATGACCGTGGTGGTGACGCGTAACGTTTCGGCGCGTGTGCGCGGATTTCTGGCTTCCGCGATGCTGGAGCTGGCGCCCGGGGTCTATAGCGCCCCGCGCATTTCGCCGGCGGTGCGCGAGCGCATTTGGAGCGTGCTGGCCGACTGGTTTCCCAACGAAGAAGGGGCCAGCATCGTCATGATCTGGCAGGAGCGGGAAATGCCGGGAGGTCAAGCTGTGCGTACGCTGGGCACGCCGCCCATCGCGTTTGCCGAAGTCGATGGGCTGATTCTCGCCCGCCGACCTGCGTCTCCTGGTAACGAATGA
- a CDS encoding type I restriction-modification system subunit M, producing the protein MAQNDTSKNANGGTIGFEAELFKAADKLRGNMEPSDYKHVVLGLIFLKYISDAFEAKHAALMGEDPLAAEDKDEYTADNVFWVPKEARWSHLRANAKHPAIGVFIDEAMRAIEKDNESLKGVLPKDYARPALNKVMLGELIDLMSGIALGEEGSRSKDILGRVYEYFLGQFAGAEGKRGGEFYTPRSVVRVLVEMLEPFQGRVYDPCCGSGGMFVQSEKFVQEHGGRIGDIAIYGQESNYTTWRLAKMNLAVRGIDADIRWNNEGSFHKDELPDLKADYILANPPFNISDWGGERLREDVRWKFGVPPVGNANYAWLQHIWHHLAPNGTAGVVLANGSMSSNQSGEGDIRRAMIEADAVDCMVALPDKLFYSTQIPACLWFLARNKNPGKGWRDRRGQVLFIDARKMGVLVDRTRRELTDDEIKRIADTYHAWRGEPGAGEYADVTGFCKSATLEDIRKHGHVLTPGRYVGAAEQDDDGEPFAEKMARLSAQWRAQRDEAAKLDAAIEANLRALGF; encoded by the coding sequence ATGGCACAGAACGACACCAGCAAGAACGCCAACGGAGGCACCATCGGCTTCGAGGCCGAACTCTTCAAAGCCGCCGACAAACTGCGCGGCAACATGGAGCCCAGCGACTACAAACACGTCGTGCTGGGCCTGATTTTTTTGAAATACATCTCGGATGCCTTCGAGGCCAAGCATGCCGCCCTGATGGGCGAGGACCCGCTGGCCGCGGAGGACAAAGACGAGTACACCGCCGACAACGTGTTCTGGGTGCCCAAGGAGGCGCGCTGGTCGCACCTGCGCGCCAACGCCAAACATCCCGCCATCGGCGTGTTCATCGACGAGGCGATGCGCGCCATCGAGAAGGACAACGAGTCCTTGAAGGGCGTGCTGCCCAAGGATTACGCCCGCCCCGCGCTCAACAAGGTGATGCTCGGTGAGCTCATCGACCTCATGTCCGGCATCGCGCTGGGTGAGGAAGGCAGCCGTTCCAAAGACATCCTCGGGCGCGTGTACGAATACTTCCTTGGCCAGTTTGCCGGTGCCGAAGGCAAGCGCGGCGGTGAGTTCTACACGCCCCGCTCGGTCGTGCGCGTGCTGGTCGAAATGCTGGAACCGTTTCAAGGCCGCGTGTACGACCCCTGTTGCGGCTCGGGCGGGATGTTCGTGCAGAGTGAAAAGTTCGTGCAGGAGCACGGCGGCCGCATCGGCGACATCGCCATCTACGGGCAGGAGAGCAACTACACCACCTGGCGGCTGGCCAAGATGAACCTGGCGGTGCGCGGGATCGATGCCGACATCCGCTGGAACAACGAGGGCAGCTTCCACAAGGACGAACTCCCTGACCTCAAGGCCGACTACATCCTCGCCAACCCGCCCTTCAACATCTCCGACTGGGGCGGCGAGCGCCTGCGCGAAGACGTGCGCTGGAAGTTTGGCGTTCCGCCCGTGGGCAACGCCAACTACGCCTGGCTGCAGCACATCTGGCACCACCTCGCGCCCAACGGCACGGCGGGCGTGGTGCTGGCCAATGGCTCGATGAGCTCCAACCAGTCAGGCGAGGGCGACATCCGCCGCGCGATGATCGAGGCCGACGCCGTGGACTGCATGGTGGCGCTGCCCGACAAGCTGTTCTACTCCACCCAAATCCCCGCCTGCCTCTGGTTTCTGGCCCGCAACAAAAACCCGGGCAAAGGCTGGCGCGACCGGCGCGGGCAGGTGCTGTTCATCGACGCCCGCAAGATGGGCGTGCTGGTGGACCGCACCCGGCGCGAACTCACCGATGACGAGATCAAACGCATCGCCGACACCTACCACGCCTGGCGCGGCGAACCCGGCGCGGGCGAGTACGCCGACGTGACGGGCTTCTGCAAATCCGCCACGCTGGAGGACATCCGCAAGCACGGCCACGTGCTGACGCCGGGGCGCTACGTCGGCGCAGCGGAACAAGACGACGACGGCGAGCCCTTCGCCGAGAAGATGGCGCGGCTTTCGGCCCAATGGCGCGCGCAGCGGGACGAGGCGGCGAAGCTCGATGCGGCGATTGAGGCGAATTTGCGGGCGTTGGGGTTTTGA
- a CDS encoding RNA-binding domain-containing protein: protein MSPDKLRRLIAAGETLAVEFKGEARAALNDRDLVKTVVCLANRSGNEPAYLLVGVEDDGRITGARPRHGDATDPDKLAALIANQTRPSVAVRVERVELDGHSIIVIEIPPQQHPVASADGQFLRRAIGGDGKPACVPMDAYAVQSLQSGRGQLDPSAQIVPGAVWQDLDPLEFERFRRSIRERRGRSDETLLELSDLELAKALGVVETNGSVRGVRLAALLLFGKEEALRRFVPTHEVAFQALRGLDVEVNDFFRWPLLRLMEEIEARIRVRNREQELMVGLLRVGVPDYPERALREAVANALIHRDYQRLGAVHFQWYSDHIEISSPGGFPDGVRLDNLLVTAPRPRNPLLADAFKRAGIVERTARGIDTIFYEQLRNGRPAPSYARSDSAGVVVIIPGGEANLDFVRLLVTEAQGGRTLGLDELLILNALWQERSLTTEGAAHLTQNPEAETRATLHRLVEAGLIEERGHKKGRTWHLSAATYRALGDKAAYVRQRGFEPLQQEQMVLQYVEKHGRITRKDAAELCRLSPDQAYRLLTRLVEDGRIVRHGSKKGAWYERRA, encoded by the coding sequence ATGAGTCCCGATAAACTACGGCGCCTGATCGCGGCAGGCGAGACGCTCGCCGTCGAGTTCAAGGGCGAGGCGCGAGCTGCGCTCAACGACCGCGATCTGGTGAAAACCGTTGTGTGCCTGGCCAATCGCAGCGGAAATGAACCGGCCTATCTCCTGGTCGGCGTCGAAGACGATGGCCGCATCACCGGCGCGCGGCCGCGACATGGCGATGCGACCGATCCCGACAAGCTGGCCGCCCTGATCGCCAACCAGACCCGGCCTTCCGTGGCCGTGCGGGTCGAGCGGGTCGAGCTCGATGGCCACTCGATCATCGTGATCGAAATTCCCCCGCAGCAGCACCCGGTCGCCTCCGCCGACGGTCAGTTTCTGCGTCGTGCGATCGGTGGTGACGGCAAACCCGCCTGCGTGCCGATGGATGCCTATGCCGTGCAATCCCTGCAATCGGGTCGGGGACAGCTTGATCCTTCGGCGCAGATCGTCCCCGGCGCCGTCTGGCAGGACCTCGACCCGCTGGAGTTCGAACGTTTCCGCCGCAGCATCCGCGAGCGGCGCGGCCGCAGCGATGAAACCCTGCTCGAACTCTCGGACTTGGAGCTGGCCAAGGCGCTGGGTGTGGTCGAGACCAATGGCAGCGTCCGTGGGGTGCGCCTGGCCGCCCTGCTGCTGTTTGGGAAAGAAGAGGCGCTGCGGCGCTTCGTTCCTACCCATGAGGTGGCGTTCCAGGCGCTGCGCGGTCTTGACGTCGAGGTCAACGATTTCTTCCGCTGGCCGCTGTTGCGGCTGATGGAGGAGATCGAGGCGCGCATCCGTGTGCGCAACCGCGAGCAGGAGCTGATGGTCGGGCTGCTGCGCGTGGGCGTCCCGGACTACCCCGAGCGCGCGCTGCGCGAAGCGGTGGCCAACGCCCTCATCCACCGTGACTACCAGCGTCTGGGTGCCGTACATTTTCAATGGTATTCCGACCATATCGAGATCAGCAGCCCGGGCGGATTTCCTGACGGCGTGCGACTCGACAACCTGCTCGTCACCGCCCCGCGCCCGCGCAATCCCTTGCTGGCCGATGCCTTCAAGCGCGCCGGCATCGTCGAACGCACCGCGCGCGGCATCGACACGATCTTCTACGAACAATTGCGTAACGGCCGCCCTGCACCGTCCTACGCGCGTAGCGACAGCGCCGGCGTGGTCGTGATCATCCCCGGCGGCGAAGCCAACCTTGACTTCGTGCGCCTCTTGGTTACCGAAGCACAAGGGGGGCGCACCCTTGGGCTCGACGAACTGCTCATTCTCAACGCCCTCTGGCAGGAGCGCAGCCTGACGACGGAGGGGGCGGCGCACCTCACCCAGAATCCCGAGGCTGAGACCCGCGCCACGCTGCACCGGCTGGTGGAGGCAGGACTCATCGAAGAGCGGGGCCACAAAAAGGGGCGCACCTGGCATCTCTCGGCCGCCACCTACCGGGCGCTGGGAGACAAGGCCGCCTACGTCCGCCAGCGCGGATTCGAGCCGCTGCAACAGGAACAGATGGTGCTGCAATACGTGGAAAAGCACGGGCGCATCACGCGCAAGGATGCGGCGGAGCTTTGTCGACTTTCCCCCGATCAGGCCTACCGCCTGCTGACTCGGTTGGTGGAGGATGGGCGGATCGTGCGCCACGGGAGTAAGAAAGGGGCTTGGTATGAGCGCCGCGCATAA
- a CDS encoding YggT family protein, whose protein sequence is MTGSYLLDPLVFLIQTLFGLYVVVVALRFLLQWVRADFYNPISQFVVRLTSPILRPLRRIIPGYGGLDLAALVLIWLLTTVELGLIALVVGLDRSLFMAFGWAIPSMVELFINIFLFAVLIQVILSWVNPDPYNPATALLDRLTAPVMRPAQRLIRPISGIDLAPMLVMIALVLLNMLLIPPLKWLVASPF, encoded by the coding sequence ATGACGGGTTCCTATCTGCTCGATCCGCTGGTGTTCTTGATCCAGACCCTGTTCGGGCTCTATGTGGTTGTGGTTGCGCTGCGTTTTCTGCTGCAATGGGTGCGGGCCGATTTCTATAACCCCATCTCGCAGTTTGTGGTGCGCCTGACTTCGCCAATCTTGCGTCCGCTGCGTCGCATCATCCCCGGCTATGGCGGATTGGACCTGGCCGCGCTCGTGTTGATCTGGCTGCTGACGACAGTCGAGCTAGGGCTGATCGCGCTGGTCGTCGGGTTGGACCGCTCGTTGTTCATGGCCTTCGGCTGGGCGATCCCGAGCATGGTCGAGCTCTTCATCAATATCTTTCTGTTCGCAGTCCTGATCCAGGTCATCCTAAGCTGGGTCAATCCCGACCCCTATAATCCGGCCACTGCCTTGCTCGACCGGCTGACCGCGCCCGTGATGCGTCCGGCCCAGCGACTGATTCGACCGATCAGCGGCATCGATCTTGCGCCAATGCTGGTGATGATCGCTCTGGTGCTGCTCAATATGCTGCTGATCCCGCCACTCAAATGGCTGGTCGCCAGCCCTTTCTGA
- a CDS encoding DUF167 domain-containing protein: MNWYRWDGEDLELRVRVQPRAPRDAFVAPDPSGDYYRLRLKAPPVEGKANQALRRFIAAAFDVPLSQVELLGGEQARYKRLRIRHPRALPLPVGTPTCDNN, translated from the coding sequence TTGAACTGGTATCGCTGGGACGGTGAGGATCTGGAACTAAGGGTGCGGGTCCAGCCGCGCGCGCCCAGGGATGCCTTCGTGGCGCCAGATCCCAGCGGCGACTACTACCGACTCAGGCTCAAGGCGCCGCCGGTCGAGGGCAAGGCCAATCAGGCGCTGCGACGCTTCATCGCCGCTGCCTTCGATGTACCCTTGTCCCAGGTCGAACTCCTCGGCGGCGAGCAGGCACGCTACAAACGTCTGCGCATCCGGCATCCACGCGCCCTACCGCTGCCGGTTGGAACCCCGACATGCGACAACAATTAA
- the ftsE gene encoding cell division ATP-binding protein FtsE — MIRFQNVFKRYPERGEALSAINFEIQTGEMVFLTGHSGAGKSTLLRLIGLLERPSRGQVLVNGRNLSTLPRREIPYHRRQVGMIFQDHRLLPDRTVFDNVALPLVVMGVHPREIGRRVRAALDQVGLLKREQATPMALSSGEQQRVGIARALVGRPPVLLADEPTGNLDPNLSREIFELFERFKYVGMTLLIATHDFGLVNDLRHRTLTLDEGRLVGDTGIW, encoded by the coding sequence ATGATCCGCTTCCAGAACGTCTTCAAGCGTTATCCCGAGCGCGGCGAGGCCCTGTCCGCGATCAACTTCGAGATCCAGACCGGCGAGATGGTCTTCCTGACCGGGCACTCGGGCGCCGGCAAGAGTACCCTGCTGCGTCTGATCGGCCTGCTCGAACGACCATCGCGTGGACAGGTCTTGGTCAACGGACGCAATCTCAGCACCCTGCCGCGCCGCGAGATCCCCTACCATCGCCGCCAGGTCGGAATGATCTTTCAGGATCATCGGCTCTTGCCCGATCGCACCGTCTTCGACAACGTGGCCCTGCCGCTGGTGGTCATGGGCGTGCATCCGCGCGAGATCGGGCGACGGGTGCGCGCCGCGCTCGATCAGGTGGGACTCCTCAAGCGCGAACAGGCCACACCCATGGCGCTCTCGAGTGGTGAGCAGCAGCGTGTCGGCATCGCCCGGGCCCTGGTCGGGCGCCCGCCGGTGCTTTTGGCCGACGAGCCGACTGGCAACCTCGACCCCAACCTCTCGCGCGAGATCTTCGAGCTTTTCGAGCGCTTCAAATACGTCGGCATGACCCTACTGATCGCGACCCATGATTTCGGCCTGGTGAATGATCTGCGCCACCGCACCCTGACCCTGGACGAGGGTCGACTCGTCGGCGACACGGGAATCTGGTGA
- a CDS encoding endonuclease/exonuclease/phosphatase family protein: MRQQLSLLSYNVQVGIASRQYSDYLFQSWKHLLPHPERVVNLGRIAQLLRQFDVVGLQEVDAGSLRSSNIDQTRYLAVQGDFPHWYRQVNRNLAPFAQHSNGLLARPRPARIIEHRLPGLPGRGMVLAEFALDDGEVLAIGIVHLALGWNARRLQLDYLSRLTRAYPYLVLMGDFNCGCGSRGLRDMVSRSGMRGLDCELKTFPSWRPRHNLDHILVSRPIEVVSARVVDYALSDHLPISMRIELPVGVRLLEFPCEPAL; the protein is encoded by the coding sequence ATGCGACAACAATTAAGCCTCCTGAGCTACAACGTCCAGGTCGGGATCGCGTCGCGTCAGTACAGTGATTATCTGTTCCAGAGCTGGAAGCATCTGCTTCCCCATCCCGAGCGCGTGGTCAATCTGGGGCGTATCGCCCAGCTGCTGCGTCAGTTCGACGTGGTTGGACTGCAAGAGGTCGACGCCGGCAGTCTGCGCAGTTCCAATATCGATCAGACCCGGTATCTGGCTGTCCAGGGCGACTTTCCGCACTGGTATCGTCAAGTCAACCGCAATCTGGCCCCCTTCGCCCAGCATAGCAATGGCCTGCTGGCTCGTCCGCGTCCGGCGCGTATTATCGAGCATCGGTTGCCCGGTCTGCCCGGGCGGGGCATGGTGTTGGCCGAGTTCGCGCTCGACGACGGCGAGGTTCTGGCCATCGGCATCGTGCATCTAGCGCTCGGCTGGAACGCGCGCCGGCTCCAGCTAGACTACCTGAGCCGTCTCACCCGTGCCTATCCCTATCTGGTTCTGATGGGGGACTTCAACTGCGGCTGCGGCTCCCGGGGACTGCGCGACATGGTGAGTCGCTCCGGGATGCGAGGACTGGATTGCGAGCTCAAGACCTTCCCGAGCTGGCGCCCGCGTCACAATCTCGATCATATCCTGGTGTCACGCCCGATTGAGGTCGTCTCGGCGCGCGTGGTCGATTATGCACTCTCGGACCATCTGCCCATCAGTATGCGGATCGAGTTGCCGGTCGGGGTGCGACTGCTCGAATTCCCGTGTGAGCCTGCTCTCTAA
- a CDS encoding Fic family protein, with the protein MQRGPTGQYRTTTTLGEAVRAFVPHPLLPEPPLAMEAARQALLERAWLACGRLDAITALLPDPDLFLYAYVRREAVASCQIEGTQSSLSDLLLFELDAAPGVPFDDVVEVSNYVAALEHGLARLREGFPLCNRLLREVHAKLLAHGRGADKQPGEFRRSQNWIGGTRPGNAAFVPPPPTEVEPCMAALERFLHSPEAPGALVKAALAHVQFETIHPFLDGNGRVGRLLIALILHHDGVLRQPLLYFSLYFKRHRAEYYRLLDAVRQTGDWEAWLDFFLEGVHQTARGAVDTAHRLLALFERDAARIQTLGRAAANTLRVFDALRRQPLASIDALALRTGLSFATAARAIEALQRLEIVQEITGKKRERVFAYRAYMAILNEESQG; encoded by the coding sequence ATGCAGCGCGGCCCCACCGGCCAATACCGGACGACGACCACCCTGGGCGAGGCGGTTCGCGCCTTCGTGCCGCACCCGCTGCTGCCGGAGCCGCCGCTGGCGATGGAGGCTGCGCGGCAGGCGCTGCTCGAGCGCGCGTGGCTTGCCTGCGGGCGGCTGGATGCGATCACCGCGCTGCTGCCCGATCCCGACCTCTTCCTCTACGCCTACGTGCGGCGCGAGGCGGTGGCGTCCTGTCAGATCGAAGGCACGCAATCTTCGCTCTCCGACCTGCTGCTCTTCGAGCTCGACGCCGCGCCGGGCGTGCCCTTCGACGACGTGGTCGAAGTCTCCAACTACGTCGCTGCGCTGGAACACGGGCTGGCCCGACTGCGCGAGGGCTTTCCGCTCTGCAACCGACTGCTGCGCGAAGTGCACGCCAAGCTGCTCGCCCACGGGCGCGGCGCCGACAAGCAGCCCGGCGAGTTCCGCCGCAGCCAGAACTGGATTGGCGGCACGCGGCCCGGCAACGCCGCCTTCGTGCCACCGCCCCCGACCGAGGTCGAACCCTGCATGGCGGCGCTGGAGCGTTTCCTGCATTCGCCCGAGGCCCCCGGCGCGCTCGTCAAGGCGGCGCTTGCCCACGTGCAGTTCGAGACCATCCACCCCTTCCTCGACGGCAACGGGCGCGTGGGGCGGCTGCTGATCGCCCTGATCCTGCACCACGACGGCGTGCTTCGCCAACCGCTGCTCTACTTTTCCCTCTACTTCAAGCGGCACCGCGCCGAATACTACCGGCTGCTCGACGCCGTGCGGCAAACCGGCGACTGGGAGGCGTGGCTCGATTTCTTTCTGGAGGGGGTGCACCAAACCGCCCGCGGCGCGGTGGACACCGCACACCGGCTGCTTGCCCTCTTCGAGCGGGACGCCGCCCGCATCCAGACCCTGGGGCGGGCCGCGGCCAACACCCTGCGCGTCTTCGATGCGCTGCGGCGGCAGCCGCTCGCCAGCATCGACGCGCTGGCCCTGCGCACGGGCCTGAGCTTCGCCACCGCCGCGCGCGCCATCGAAGCCTTACAGCGGTTGGAGATCGTGCAGGAAATCACCGGCAAAAAACGCGAGCGCGTCTTTGCGTACCGGGCCTATATGGCGATCCTCAA